CCCGAGCTGCCCGACCTGCCCGTGCTGAGCTACCGTGAGCTCGACCCGCAGATCCAGGTCGAGCGACTCGGGCTCATCCGCCCCGGATCGTGAACGCGCGAAGGGATCGAGGCGGCGCGGCGGTGTGAACGACCGATTACGGTGAGGCGCCCCGCGAGGCGAAGCGATTTCGTCTCAGCCCCGATCCACCCCGAAATAGGCCCAATTCGGAGAGGCGCCGCAGAATCGGAGTGCTTGGCACGATGCCTGCTCTACTCCGGACGGGCCGTGAATCGAGGAATGTCCATGACGAACCACCGAGCGTTGAGCTTCTCGCATCTGACCGTGACCGCGTTGACCGCGGGTGTGCTGGCCGCGGGTGTGATGCTGCTCTCGGCGACCGCCGAGGCGCAGAGCACCGAGTGTCAGCCCGATGACCTCCTGTGTGCGGAGGTCCGCATCGGGCCCGGGACGGGGAGGCTCCGCATCGGCGGAGGGACGCAGCCCGCGCCGCCGCCCCCGCCTCCCGTCGTGGTGCAGGAGCCGCAGCCGCCGGTCGTGATCGTGCAGCCGCAGCAGCCGCCCCCGCCGCCGCAGGTGGTCCAGGTGCAGCCGGCCCCGCAGCCCGTCTACGTGCAGCAGCCGCAGCCCCGGGTGCGGCCTCGCACGCGCTACCCCTACTCGCAGACCGGCCTCCATCTCCACCTCGGCGGCCTCTTCGGTGACGAGCTGGCGATGGGCGGCGGCGGCGCGGCCTTCCGCATCCGGCCCAACCCGCACTTCGCGCTCGACATCGGCAGCGCCATCTACGGCGGCAACGACTACAACGGCCTCGACCGGGTCGAGGTGCCCCTCACGGTGGACGCGATCTTCTTCTTCAACCCGCAGCACCGCTTCCAGTTCTATGCGCTGGTGGGGCTCGGCGGCTCGCTCGGCCACGCCGAGGGCTTCAACGTGAACACCGATCGCCTCGACGACCGCGACTACGCCCACCTGGGCGGCGAGGCGGGCTTCGGCGTCGAGTGGCGCCTCGGCCGTCACTTCGCCCTCAACCTCGACGTGCGCGGCTTCATCCGCCACCGCGTCGATGGGAACCCGGAGCCGGAGTTCCGCGAGGGCGGCCAGAGCACCGACACGTCGGGCGGCGTCATCGGCCAGGCGGGCATGACCTTCTACTTCGGTCGCTGACCAACAGATTTCGGCTCGCCACGCTCGGGTGACGGGGGTTTCCCGGGCGAGACGGCGGGCTGGAGACGAGGGACTCACCTCGGGGGAGATCGGCTTGCCGGTCGGCAGCGGGCCTGGTTCTCACGAACCGGGCCCGATGTTTTCCGTCGGTGGTATGATGCGCGAGCCGATGACCCCAGAGCGCCTGCAGGAGATCGACGAAGAGCTGTCCTCCTTCGGCAAGAGCGACGAGGCGCTCGCCGAGGTGGTCACCCGGGCCCGGGCCCTGGCCGCGGAGGCGGAGGGCGACCTGGCCGCGCTGGTGCAAGGGCTCGACGAGGCGCGGGCCGCGGCGAGCGCGTCGGCGCGGGCTGCGGTGCGGGACGCGGTCGAGGAGCTCACCCCCGACGCGCCGGAGGAGCCCGAGGGCTCGGGGCTGGTCGAGATCCCCGAGGACGTGATCCGCGGAGAGGCGCTCCCGCCGGTCCTGGACCTCAACGAGCACGACCGGATGAGCCAGCGTCCGCCGAAGCTCGTGGAGGACACGCCGTTCGTGGAGGAGAGCACGGACGTGCACAGCGCGGAGGACATCGAGCGCGCGATCGTGTCGTCTCGGCCGCCGCCCCGCGACGCCGCCGCGGGCTCCTCCGACATCGCGGGCCTGAGCGTGGACGAGCTGTTCGAGGACGCCGAGCCGAGCGCGGCCGCGGTGAGCACCGGAGGCGGGCTCGCCGACCTCTTCGACGACGAGGAGGAGCTCCGCCTCAGCGACCCGGACGGGTTCCAGGGGCTCGAGGGGCAGCTGGAGCCGGCCGAGGCCGACAAGGAGTTCGAGCTCGGCCCTCCCATCGGGGAGGACATGGAGGAGCAGACCGACCTCGTGCGCGGGGAGGACCTCGCGCGGTTCCCCCTCGTCGGTCAGGAGTACGGAGCCCCCTCGGCGGACGAGGAGCAGGAGGAGTCCACGATGCTCTTCTCCGTCGACGAGCTCCGCGACATCCAGACCGAGAACACGGCGGGCGAAGGCGAGGACCTCGGCAGCGACGACTTCGAGCTCCTCGTCGACGAGGACGTGCTCGAGCTGGACATGGACGACGCGCCGCCCGTGAAGCGCTCGGCCGCGCCCCCTCCCCCGGCCGCCGCGTCCGACGAGGACGACGACGGCGAGAACGGAGGCGGCGGCAAGGGCGGCGGGCTGATCAGCCGAATCCTCGGCCGCAAGTAGATCCTCAGGCGCCCGCGGCGCGATAGACCGTGGCGATGGCCTCGCCGAGCTTGCTCGGGTCCTTGCCGCCGGCCTGCGCGAAGTCGGGCCGGCCGCCGCCGCCGCCGCCGACGATCTCGGCCGCCTCCTTGACGAGGTTGCCCGCGTGGAACCGACCCACGAGCTCCTTGCTCACGCTGCAGGCGAGCAGCGCCTTGCCGCCCGCGTCGGCGCCGAGGAGGATCACGGCCGGCGCGAGCTTGTCGCGGAGCTGATCGGCCAGCTCCCGCAGCGCCTTGCCGTCGGTGAGCTCCACCGTCGTGCCGAGGAAGGTCACCCCGTCCACCTGCTTGGCGTCGGCCGTCAGGTCCGTCGTCGAGCCGCTGACGAGCTTCTTCTGCAGCTGCTCGATCTCCTTCTGGAGCGACTTGTTGGTCTCGAGCAGCTTCTGCACGCGGTCGGTCGTCTCGCCGCGCTTGGCCTTCAGCAGCGCGCCGGTCTCGGCCAGCTCGCGCTCCATCTGGCGCATCACCTTCATCGCGCCGGTCCCCGTCTGCGCCTCGACTCGGCGCACGCCCGCCGCCAACCCCGACTCGCTGACGATCTTGAACAGGCCGATGTCGCCCGTGCGCGCGGCGTGGGTGCCGCCGCAGAGCTCGATGGAGTCGTGCGTCATGGTCAGCATGCGCACCACGTCCCCGTACTTCTCGTCGAAGATGCCGATGGCGCCCCGCTTCTTGGCGTCGTCCATCGGCAGCACCTCGGTCTCGATCGGGGCGTTCTCGAGGATCTTCGCGTTCACGAGATCCTCGATGCGCACGAGCTCGTCGGCCTCGAGTGGACGGCTGCCCGCGTAGTCGAAGCGCAGCCGATCCGGCCCGACGAGCGAGCCCTTCTGCATGGCCTGCTCGCCCAGCACCGTGCGGAGCGCCCAGTGGAGCAGGTGCGTCGCGCTGTGGTTCCGGCGCGTGCGTGTTCTCGAGTCGTGATCCACCTCGAGGCGGACCTCGGCCCCCACCTCGAGCGGGGCGCCCTCGAGCTTGCCCACGTGCACGAAGAGCCCGTCGCGCGGCTTCTGCGTGTCGCTCACCACGAAGCGCGCCTCGCCCGCGAGGATGACGCCGCGGTCGCCGACCTGACCGCCGCTCTCGGCGTAGAAGGGCGTGGCGTTGGTCACCAGCTGACCCTCCTGGCCGGGCTCGAGGCGCGTGACGCGCCCGCCGTCGTGGATGATCGCGGCGAGGCGGCTCGTCGCCTGCTCCTGCTCGTAGCCGAGGAACTCCGTGGCCGGCAGCTCCTCGGCGAGCTCGTGATAGACGCCCTCGACCGCCTGGTCCCCGACCGCCTCGTCGGAGCGGCTGGCCTCCTTGTGGAGCTCCATCGCGGCCTCGTAGCCGGCCTGGTCCACGCCGAAGCCCTGCTCGCGCCCGATGACCTCCTGGAGATCGAAGGGGAAGCCGTAGGTGGAGTAGAGGTCGGCCGCGACCTCGCCCGGCAGGAGCTTCTGGCCATCCCGCTCGAGCCAGCGCTCGTTCTTGGCCATGAGCTCGAGCCCCTGGCCGAGGGTGCGTCGGAAGCGCTCCTCCTCCTGCTTGGTCAGATCCTCGATCAGGGCGCGCCGCTCGACGAGCTGCGGGTAGGCGTCGCCGAGGATGTCGACCACCTTCAGCACCGCCTCGTGGAAGAAGAGCCGCTCGATGCCGAGCTGGTGCGACTGCCGGATGGCGCGCCGCATCACGCGCCGGAGCACGTAAGAGCGCTTGTCGTTCCCGGGGAAGATGCCCTCGCTCATCATGAACGCGGTGGCCCGGGCGTGATCGGCGATGACGCGCATGGCGACGTCGTCGGCGCCGAGGGTGCCGCCGTAGGGCTTGCCGCAGATCTGCGAGGCGAGATCGACCACCGGGCGCAGCAGATCCGTGTCGTAGTTCGAGACCACGCCCTGGAGCACGCAGGCGAGGCGCTCGAGGCCCATGCCGGTGTCGACCGAGGGCGCGGGCAGCGGGACGAGCGCGCCGTCCTCCTGCCGGTCGAACTGCATGAAGACGTTGTTCCAGATCTCCACCCAGCCGGTTCCATCCGCCGTGGGCTCGTCGCCGAAAGTCGACAGGTCCGGCTCGCCCGCGCCCATGTAGAAGTGGATCTCGGTGCACGGGCCGCAAGGGCCGGTGTCACCCATCTGCCAGAAGTTCTCCTTCGCGTTGCAGCGGAAGATGCGCTCCTCGGGCAGGCCCGCGAGCTCCTTCCAGAGCGAGGCGGCCTCCTCGTCGGCGGGGGTCTGCGCGTCGCCCTCGAAGATGCTGACGACCAGGCGCTCCTTCGGGATCCCCATCGTCTCGGTGAGGAACTCCCAGGCCCAGCCGATGGCGTCGCGCTTGAAGTAGTCGCCGAACGAGAAGTTGCCGAGCATCTCGAAGAAGGTGTGGTGCCGCGCGGTGTGGCCCACGTTCTCGAGGTCGTTGTGCTTGCCGCTGATCCGGATGCACTTCTGGCTGGACGTCGCGCGCTGGTAGTCGCGGGTCTCCTTGCCCGTGAAGACGTCCTTGAAGGGCACCATCCCCGCGTTGGTGAACATCAGGGTGGGGTCGTTGGCCGGGACGATGGGCCCGGACGGGACACGCGCGTGGCCCTTCCCTTCGAAGAAGGAGAGGAAGGCTTCGCGGATTTCGGCGGACGTCTTCATGACGCGCGAGTCGTACCGCTCGGCCCGACCGGCGGCAACCGCGCAGACCCTCGCGGCGCAGCTACCGGAAGACGTAGCCGAACTGGAGCTGCAGCCGCACGTAGTGGTCGAAGACCGTCTCCATCGGGCCGCCGACCACGTCGTCGAGATCCGGGACGCCGCCCGGGGCCGGAGGGCTCACCGGCCAGACCTCCCAGAGGCGGCTGTCGGTCCAGGGGTCCATGTACGTCGAGCAGTCGGTCCCCGGGGCGCAGCCGACCTGCCCACGGAAATCGGTGGCGAAGAAGAAGTAGCGCACGCTCGCGGCGAAGAAGAGCGCGCCCGGCACCACGTCCGGGATCTCGACCCGCAGCTCGAACGCGCTCGAGAAGCCGTTCGAGGGGCCCGTGTCGGTGCCCCAGACGTTGCGGGTGGTGACGCCCTGGCTGACCCCGACCCGGCCCGCGACGTCGAGGGTGAGGAACACCCACTCCGGGAGCGCGACCAGCTCGATCCCCGCCCCGATCACGAGCGAGCCGTGCTCCATGGGCGGGATGATGGTGTCGCGCTCCACCGTCTGCAGCTCGGTCGCGCCGAGGTCGAAGGTGAAGTAGTCGTAGCCCGCCGTGAGCCGGAGCATCGGTGCCCCGTCGCCCTCCCCGAGCAGGTGCCGGAAGCGCGCGCCGACGAAGAGCTCGAGCTGGCTCGTCGGGACCTCGACCCCGATGGCCGGATCGGCCTCGAGGAAGCCGTTCGTCTTCAGCCCGAGCGAGTGCGAGAACGAGACGAGCAGCCCGAGGTAGGGGAAGGCCTGGTCTCCGAACGCGCCCGGGTAGAGCTCGCCGTAGAGGCCCGGCTCGAAGTGCCCGATGCCGCCGCTCTGGTAGCTCCGGCTCTGGTCGAAGGTGGCGGTCGCGGGGTCGACGACCTCGCCGGTGCCGGTGTCGCGGCAGGGGTCGGTGCGGCAGTCCACGCGCCCGTGCTGGGCCGAGTACACCCGCGCGCGGGTCGCCATGCTGCGGAAGAGCGTGCCGCCGCCGAGGCCGAGCCGGAGCGCCTCGTAGCGCGAGCTGGGCGCGCGCGGCGGCGCCTCCTCGACGGGCTCTTCGATCGGCGGCGGCGCCTCGACCTCCCGCCGCTGATACCAGGGCGTCTCGCCGGGCTCGGCCACGACCGCCGCCGGGGAGCGCGCCTGCGCGAGGTAGTCGCTCAGCCGCGCGTGACCGCTCCGACCCACGCCGGAGAGCGACGCCGCGGTCCGCCCGCCCCAGCTCTCGGTGCCGAGCTCCACGCCGTCCGCCCCGTTGCGTACGCGCACGCTCCCGATCCAGCGGCGGCGCCGACGACGCACGCGGCCCTCGAGGATGGCGACCGCGTTCAGCTCACGGGCGAGGTCGACGTACTCGGCGTCGGTGGGTCGGCGGCCGATCCCGAGGCGACGGCTGGCGTCGCGGACCTCGGACTCGTCGATCACGAAGACGCCGTTGTCCTCCAGATCCCGCACCAGCGCGCGCCGCATCGCGCTCCCGCGCGGGCCGCGGAAGCGCTCGACGATGACCCGCTGGGCGGGCTGGGGCTGCGCCTCCACCGGCGCGGAGGCGAGGAGAAGGATGGCCAGACAGAGCTGTACTGCGCGCCGCATGGGTCCCGGCCAGCCTACCAGAGCGGGCCGGGGGCCGATCAACGACCGACGAAGACCGCGGACTCGCCCGCGCCGAGGCTCACGCGCAGCCGGCCGCCGTCGAGGCGCGCGCTGCCGCCGCCCGCGAGCCGCTCGAGGCTCGTGACCGCGCCGAGGAGCGAGCCGGTCAGGCCGTCGACGCCCCGGTCGGTGATCGCGCCGCCGCGGTTCACGGCCACCACCGCCAGCTCGCCCGGATCGTCGTGAGCGTAGGCGTAGACGTAGAGGTCGCCCTCCACGAGGAGCGGCACGCGGCGGCCGCGGCGGAGCGCCTCGGAGGCGGCGCGGGCCCGGCCGAGCTCCGACAGGTGCGTGCGCAGCCCCTCCTCGAGCGTCGACGTCGACGTCTCGCCCATCGCGACCGACGCGAGCGGGCCCGTCCAGACCATGTCGCGGCGGTTGTCCGGGTCGTTGCCGCCCGGCATGCCGAGCTCGTCGCCGTAGTAGAGGAAGGGGATGCCCGGCAGCGTGTAGAGCACGGTGAAGGCGCGCTTCAGCCGGTCGAAGGCCGCCGGATCGCTCGGCCGGCCCGGGAGCGAGGCGCAGCCGCCTCCGTCGGGCCAGCGGCAGCCCTGCGCCGGATCGAACGCGGCGCGCGAGGCCATGCGGTTGCTGTCGTGCGTGCCGAGGAAGCGGACGTGCAGGCCGTCGGGCGCGTAGCGGCTCTCGAAGTCGCGCACCACCGTCTCGACGTCGGTGAAGGCCATGCGGTCGGTGACCAGGCCGTCCTGGAGGCGGTGGTGGGTGATGAAGTCGAACTGGCCGTCGAGCGCCTGCTCTCCGACGTAGGCGTCGATCCAGTCGTAGCCGTCGGAGAAGGTCTCGCCGCAGCCGTAGTCCGCCGAGTCCCACTGCCCGACCGCGGTCTCGCCCACGAGGTAGAGCCGCTCGCCGCCCTGGCCGAAGCGGCGGTCGAGCGCGGCCCGGAGGTTGAAGATGGAGTGGGTCTCGACGTGCTTCACCGCGTCGATGCGGAAGCCGTCGATGCCGAACTCCTCGACCCAGAAGATCGCGTCGTCGATGAACTGCCGCTCCGCCCCCGGCACGCGCCAGTCGATGTCGGGGAGGTACGGCGCGAACAGACAGTCGAGCGGCCGCTCGCTCCAGCCGCAGCCGGCCTCGGCCCCGCACACGCAGCCGGTGCGGAACCACTCGGGGTGCTCGGCGAAGTACTCGTGCTGCTCGTGGATCTGGTTGTTGATCAGATCGAAGAGCACCCGGATGCCGCGCGCGTGCGCCTCGTCCACGAACGCCCTCAGCGCCTCGTTGCCGCCGAAGCGCGGCTCCACGTCGCGGCCGCGCGAAGGCCAGTAGCCGTGGTAACCCGCGAAGCGGCGGGCGCCGTCGCGGCCCTCGAAGTGCCCCTCGGCCTGCTGGTTGATCGGGCTGAGCCAGATCGCGTTGACGCCGAGGTCCTCGAAGTAGCCGCTCTGCATCACCTCGAGCGCGCCCCAGAGATCGCCGCCGTGGAAGTCCGCCGCGTACTCGACCGGGGCGCCGACCGGCGCGTCGCTCTCGCGGTCGCCGTTGGCGAAGCGGTCGACGACGATCATGTACATCGTCGCGTCCCGCCACTCGAAGGGATCGGCCTCGATCCAGAAGGGCAGGTCCACCGGCGCGGCCTCGCGGCCCTCGGTGTCGACGGCCCGGACCGAGAGCAGGTGGCGGCCCTCCGCGAGCCCCTCGAGGTGCACGTCGTACGCGCCCGCGCCGACGTCGAGGCGGGCCGCTCCGGCGGGCAGGGGCGCGCCGTCGAGCGTGAAGGTGACCTCGCGCGGCGGCGCCCCGTCGGCCGCGGTCCGCACGGTCACGTGGGTGTCGGCCGTGCCCCGCGCGCCGTCGGCGTCGAGCCGGCCGGCCTCGATCTCCGGGCCCGCGTCGCAGGTCGGCATGACGAGCGCGCTGTTGAGGCAGCCGCCGTCGTACTGTCGGCGGCCCTCCGCCGGGTCGAGGATCCAGGTCCCGTCGACGATGAGCTTGTAGGGGTAGCGCTCGCCGCTCGTGAGGCGCGGGTTGGGTGAGAGGGTGATCGTGAAGATCCCGTCGCCGTCGTCGTCCCGGAGGTCGAGCGGCGCGTCGCCCCAGCTGGTGAAGCTGCCGGCGATCTGCACCGTCGTGACGCCGGGGCCCGCCGCGTGGCTCACCGTCAGGTCGCAGCTCCGCGCGGCCCAGTTGGCCTGTCCCGCGTCGCCGGGGAGCGAGGCGTCGTCCGCGGCGTCGGGTACGACGCGTGCGTCCGGCGACGAGGCCGCGTCCTGCCCGGCATCGAGGCCGGGTGGCACGCCATCACAGCCCATGGCAAATAGGAACAGCCCAAGCGTTACTACGCGCTGAGTCACGAATGCCTCCGAAGCGACACACTGACGAACCTGCGGCCCGCATGCAAACGCTCGGGTGCCTGCTCACCTTGCTCGGCCTCTCCGCGGGCGTGGTGGCGTGTGACGGGGGCGAAGTCGCCTCCGACGCCGGCGCCGACGCCGCCCTCGAGGACGCGCAGAGGCCGCCGACCGACGCGGGCGACTCGCCCGACGCGACCGTGGACGGCGGGCCCGAACTGCCCCGCACCTGCGTGCGCCCGTCGAGCGCCGACGCGAGCGGCACCGACACGCTCGAGGACGCGCTCGGCCGCGCCACGGTGAGCGTGTCGGAGCGCGAGGCGTGCCTCCGCAGCTACACGCTCGAGAGCACCGCGACCTTGCGCGACGGCCGCCCCGACAACCCGCGCGCCGTCGCCGAGCGCGAGGGCTGGCCGACGACCCGCACCGGCCACGATCTCTTCGACGCCCTGCACGCGCTCGCGCTCGAAGAGGTGCGCGAGAACAGCGTGGCCGCGATCCGCGACGGCGCGTTCGACGAGGGCCGACCGGTCTCGTGCGGCGAGGGCGGCTGCTTCGAGACGGGCCGCCTCTGGAACTACGTCTGGACCCGCGACACGGCCTACGCGATGCACCTCGGGCTCGCCGCGCTCGATCCGACCCGCGCTCGCAACTCGCTCGAGTTCAAGCTCAGCGAGCGCCGCGGCGGCGGCAACCTCCAGATCGTGCAGGACACCGGCTCGGGCGGCAGCTACCCGATCAGCACCGACCGGGTCGCGTGGACGGTGGGCGCGTGGGAGCTGCTCCAGCACCTGGACGGCGCCGAGCGAGACGCCTTCGCCGAGCGCAGCTACCGCGCGCTGCGCAACACGGTCGAGCACGACCGGCGCGTGGTCTACGACGCCGACGGCGGGCTCTACCGCGGCGAGCAGTCGTTTTTGGACTGGCGCGAGCAGACCTACCCCGAGTGGACGGCGGGCGACGTGGTGCACATCGGCACGAGCCGCGCGCTGAACACGAACCTGCTGCACCTGCGCGCGCTCGAGATCACCGCGGAGCTGGCGGTGGAGATGGGCGACGACCCGAGCCGCTACCAGGGCTGGGCCGACGCGCTCCGCGAGGCGATCCGGACGCAGCTCTGGCTGGAAGACGAGGGGCAGTTCTCCACCTACGTCACGACCGAGCTCGACCCGGCGCCGGTGCGCCGCTTCGATCTCCTCGGCGCGAGCTTCGCCATCCTCTTCGACGTGGCCACGCCCGCTCAGGCGACGCGCATCCTCAGCGGCTACCCGCACTACGGACCCGGCGCGGCCGTGGTCTGGCCCCAGCAACAAGACGTGCCCATCTACCACAACCGCGGGGAGTGGCCGTTCGTCACCGCGTACTGGCTGCGGGCGGCGAAGCACGCGGGGCACGACGCGGTGGCCGACCGGATGATGACGGCGCTGATGCGCGGCGCGGCGCTGAACCTCTCCAACATGGAGAACTTCGAGGCCGCGAGCGGCGCGCCCTGGCTCGACGAGGGCAGCACGAGCGGCCCGGTGGTGAACAGCCAGCGGCAACTCTGGTCGGTCGCGGCCTACGTCTCGATGGTGCACCAGACGCTCTTCGGCCTCGAGGCGGAGCCGGATGGGCTGCACGTCCGCCCCTTCGTGACCGCGGCCATGCGCGAGCTCTTCGCGGGCACGGACGAGCTGGCGCTCAACGACTTCCCCTACCGCGGCCGCGCGGTGACGGTGGTGCTTCACCTGCCGGAGTCGGCCGGCGAGGGAGCCCTCACCATCGAGTCGATCGTCGCGGCGGGCGCCGCGGTCGAGGGCGACCTG
The Sandaracinaceae bacterium genome window above contains:
- the alaS gene encoding alanine--tRNA ligase, which translates into the protein MKTSAEIREAFLSFFEGKGHARVPSGPIVPANDPTLMFTNAGMVPFKDVFTGKETRDYQRATSSQKCIRISGKHNDLENVGHTARHHTFFEMLGNFSFGDYFKRDAIGWAWEFLTETMGIPKERLVVSIFEGDAQTPADEEAASLWKELAGLPEERIFRCNAKENFWQMGDTGPCGPCTEIHFYMGAGEPDLSTFGDEPTADGTGWVEIWNNVFMQFDRQEDGALVPLPAPSVDTGMGLERLACVLQGVVSNYDTDLLRPVVDLASQICGKPYGGTLGADDVAMRVIADHARATAFMMSEGIFPGNDKRSYVLRRVMRRAIRQSHQLGIERLFFHEAVLKVVDILGDAYPQLVERRALIEDLTKQEEERFRRTLGQGLELMAKNERWLERDGQKLLPGEVAADLYSTYGFPFDLQEVIGREQGFGVDQAGYEAAMELHKEASRSDEAVGDQAVEGVYHELAEELPATEFLGYEQEQATSRLAAIIHDGGRVTRLEPGQEGQLVTNATPFYAESGGQVGDRGVILAGEARFVVSDTQKPRDGLFVHVGKLEGAPLEVGAEVRLEVDHDSRTRTRRNHSATHLLHWALRTVLGEQAMQKGSLVGPDRLRFDYAGSRPLEADELVRIEDLVNAKILENAPIETEVLPMDDAKKRGAIGIFDEKYGDVVRMLTMTHDSIELCGGTHAARTGDIGLFKIVSESGLAAGVRRVEAQTGTGAMKVMRQMERELAETGALLKAKRGETTDRVQKLLETNKSLQKEIEQLQKKLVSGSTTDLTADAKQVDGVTFLGTTVELTDGKALRELADQLRDKLAPAVILLGADAGGKALLACSVSKELVGRFHAGNLVKEAAEIVGGGGGGRPDFAQAGGKDPSKLGEAIATVYRAAGA
- a CDS encoding alpha-amylase family glycosyl hydrolase; translated protein: MGCDGVPPGLDAGQDAASSPDARVVPDAADDASLPGDAGQANWAARSCDLTVSHAAGPGVTTVQIAGSFTSWGDAPLDLRDDDGDGIFTITLSPNPRLTSGERYPYKLIVDGTWILDPAEGRRQYDGGCLNSALVMPTCDAGPEIEAGRLDADGARGTADTHVTVRTAADGAPPREVTFTLDGAPLPAGAARLDVGAGAYDVHLEGLAEGRHLLSVRAVDTEGREAAPVDLPFWIEADPFEWRDATMYMIVVDRFANGDRESDAPVGAPVEYAADFHGGDLWGALEVMQSGYFEDLGVNAIWLSPINQQAEGHFEGRDGARRFAGYHGYWPSRGRDVEPRFGGNEALRAFVDEAHARGIRVLFDLINNQIHEQHEYFAEHPEWFRTGCVCGAEAGCGWSERPLDCLFAPYLPDIDWRVPGAERQFIDDAIFWVEEFGIDGFRIDAVKHVETHSIFNLRAALDRRFGQGGERLYLVGETAVGQWDSADYGCGETFSDGYDWIDAYVGEQALDGQFDFITHHRLQDGLVTDRMAFTDVETVVRDFESRYAPDGLHVRFLGTHDSNRMASRAAFDPAQGCRWPDGGGCASLPGRPSDPAAFDRLKRAFTVLYTLPGIPFLYYGDELGMPGGNDPDNRRDMVWTGPLASVAMGETSTSTLEEGLRTHLSELGRARAASEALRRGRRVPLLVEGDLYVYAYAHDDPGELAVVAVNRGGAITDRGVDGLTGSLLGAVTSLERLAGGGSARLDGGRLRVSLGAGESAVFVGR